The Brachypodium distachyon strain Bd21 chromosome 4, Brachypodium_distachyon_v3.0, whole genome shotgun sequence nucleotide sequence GCGCCTCTTAAGTACTcgctccgtctcatattaagtgacaatatattacatgtatctaaacttttttttaatataaaaaGTTTACCTCTTCCCGAAACTTGAATCACGATATGATATGATATgatatgggatggaggaagCAGTTGTTACCTCTTCCCGAAACTGCTCGTACGCGCTTGCTAGGATGGGTTCTTTTGTCGTTCTGCTTACCCGCAGCGCTTCCTCCGTCTGGAATCTGCCGCGCGACTGCATCTCGCAGGCTCCAGCGGGGACAAAATAGTTATTTGCATGGATTTGAAAAAAACGTGCTTGGAATCTGCCGCGCCACCAACCGCCCTGATGAGTTTCTACTTCTGCAGTAGTGCCAGTATAGCAGCCTCTCTATATATCAGCAAACACCCGGCAAGTCTCGATCCAAATCAGAGTCCACCAGCTTAGTAAGCTTAGCGCGCGCGGCTGTGGAGTACGGGTGGTGTGGACTGTGGAGTACTGGAGTCTGGAGCCCTTGACCAGAGAGATGAGCAATATGGACGGCGGCAACTCCGACCAGGCAACGGCGCCATCGAAGAAGCTAATCACCGTGCTGAGCATCGACGGCGGTGGCATCCGCGGCCTCATCCCCTCCACCATCCTCGCCTGCCTCGAGACCAAGCTCCAAGTACGTATATACACACACCAAGTTCTCCGTCGATCtcggtcttcttcctcctcctcctcctgtaaTTATAGTCAGGAATCTGGGTTGATTAATTTGTTGACAAATTCGCAGGCGATAGACGGGCCGAAAGCGCGGATCGCGGACTACTTCGACGTGATCGCCGGGACTAGCACGGGGGCGTTGTTGACCTGCATGCTGGCGACCCCATCCCCAGGGGACAACAAGCTGCCGGTCAAGGCAGCCAGCGAGCTCAACGAATTCTACCTTGAACACGGGCCCAAGATCTTCCCGCAGAAGAAGCTCGGGTTCCTGAACAAGGCGGCGAACATGGTCGGTGCCGTCATGGGCCCGAAGTACGACGGGAAAGTCCTCCACGAGAAGATCAAGGACGTCACCGGCAAGGTCAAAATCAAGGATACGATCACCAACATCCTCGTGCCCACCTTCGACGTCAAGCACCTGCAGCCCGTCATCTTCTCCACCGACGAGGCCAAGGTGGATCCCCTCAAGAACGCGTACCTCTCAGACATCTGCATCAGCACCTCGGCGGCACCGATCTACTTCCCGGCGTACTTATTCGAGGTCGAGGAGTGGAAGTACAACCTCATCGACGGCGGGGTCGCTGCCAACAACCCAACCATGGCGGCCATCACGTCGATGATGATCCCCAAGGAGGTGCCTGGCGGGAAGCTAGAATCCTCACCCAGGAACCACGCCGAGGACAATGACTTCCTCGTCATCTCTCTCGGGACGGGATACAccaggccggaggaggagtaCACGGCACCGAAGTGCGCCAAGTGGGGAGCCTGGCAGTGGATCTACAAAGGCGGGTTCACGCCGCTGATCGACATTTTTTCGCATGCCAGCGCCGACATGGTGGACATTCACGTCAACGTGCTTTTCAAGGCGCTCCGCATGGAGGAGAACTACCTCCGGATCCAGCACGACTTCCTGAAGGGCGACACCTCATCGATGGACCTCGCCACGAATAAGAACATGCACGCGCTCATAGGGATCGgggagaagctgctcaagagtAAGGTGGCCAGGGTCAACATCAACACCGGGGTGCATGAACCCGTGGAGGGGAAGGGCACCAACGAGGAGGCGCTGGCAAGGTTCGCCACGAAGCTCGCCGAGGAGCGCAAGCGGCGTGCCAACCCAAAAACTCATTCCTAGGAGGGTGTGTGCACACCACCACAACCACAAGATCCTTGAAGATTCTTGCTGCTCCCGTTCAATGATTCTTATcttaaatttgctcaaaagtggatttatctatttctaaaataaattctagatacatgtaatattttcatAAAAATTATGTAACGAATAAAGTATTTTTTACAGCATGCAACCTCTTTATTTTTGGACTCTCATTGTCTAGTCCTAAACTTGTTCCATGCAGACCCTCTATGGTCCACGCTATGGGGCCCACGCCTCTGTCTCTCTATCGTTATGTCTCCCACGTCTCTCTC carries:
- the LOC100833932 gene encoding patatin-like protein 1; the encoded protein is MSNMDGGNSDQATAPSKKLITVLSIDGGGIRGLIPSTILACLETKLQAIDGPKARIADYFDVIAGTSTGALLTCMLATPSPGDNKLPVKAASELNEFYLEHGPKIFPQKKLGFLNKAANMVGAVMGPKYDGKVLHEKIKDVTGKVKIKDTITNILVPTFDVKHLQPVIFSTDEAKVDPLKNAYLSDICISTSAAPIYFPAYLFEVEEWKYNLIDGGVAANNPTMAAITSMMIPKEVPGGKLESSPRNHAEDNDFLVISLGTGYTRPEEEYTAPKCAKWGAWQWIYKGGFTPLIDIFSHASADMVDIHVNVLFKALRMEENYLRIQHDFLKGDTSSMDLATNKNMHALIGIGEKLLKSKVARVNINTGVHEPVEGKGTNEEALARFATKLAEERKRRANPKTHS